In the Gossypium raimondii isolate GPD5lz chromosome 9, ASM2569854v1, whole genome shotgun sequence genome, one interval contains:
- the LOC105800772 gene encoding uncharacterized protein LOC105800772, translated as MAPKDKDLELGIENGVIVNARGEKEDYSISPISDISRPVVKVKGGLADDRVSLSGDVSSCGSVCVENPNGDGKDAKENRLAKEKRKSLGYKKPPKPPRPPRAPSLDAADQKLIKEIAELARLKRARLKALKKMKATKGMGTTSSNSTNNMLAAVFTVIFCIVMIFQGMSSGNRPTSFQGSPVLAGARTVKGGLISVQFSGKQSANIPNQPDSGSPYLVEQVAGLDPWEKKRSPG; from the exons ATGGCTCCTAAAGATAAAGATTTAGAACTTGGAATTGAAAATGGGGTCATTGTTAATGCTAGAGGAGAAAAAGAAGATTATAGCATAAGCCCTATTTCAGACATTAGCCGACCCGTTGTTAAGGTTAAAGGTGGTTTGGCCGATGATAGAGTGTCGTTGTCTGGTGATGTTTCGAGTTGTGGTAGTGTTTGTGTGGAGAACCCGAATGGTGATGGTAAAGATGCTAAGGAGAATCGATTAGCGAAGGAGAAACGTAAAAGCTTGGGTTATAAGAAACCTCCTAAACCTCCTAGGCCACCACGAGCTCCGTCCTTGGATGCGGCCGACCAGAAATTGATTAAAGAGATTGCAGAACTCGCGAGATTGAAACGTGCACGTTTGAAAGccttgaagaagatgaaagctACTAAGGGAATGGGAACGACATCTTCTAACAGTACCAACAACATGCTTGCTGCTGTGTTTACCGTCATTTTTTGTATTGTCATGATCTTTCAAG GAATGTCATCCGGGAACAGACCGACAAGTTTCCAAGGTTCACCCGTGCTAGCCGGAGCCAGAACAGTGAAGGGCGGTCTAATTTCAGTCCAGTTCTCAGGGAAACAATCTGCCAACATACCAAACCAACCGGACTCGGGATCTCCCTA TTTAGTGGAACAGGTTGCGGGTCTAGACCcttgggaaaagaaaagatctcCAGGATAA
- the LOC105798000 gene encoding galactinol synthase 2: MSPNVVVSGNNPNRAYVTFLAGNGDYVKGVVGLAKGLRKAKSLYPLVVAVLPDVPCDHREILRSQGCIVREIESVYPPENQTQFAMAYYVINYSKLRIWEFVEYEKMIYLDGDIQVMDNIDHLFELEDGYFYAVMDCFCEKTWSNSPQYKIGYCQQCPEKTKWPVGMGSAPPRYFNAGMFVYQPCLFTYCRLLETLKVTPPTSFAEQDFLNMFFRDIYKPIPPTYNLVLALLWRHPENIDLDQVKVVHYCAAGSKPWRYTGKEENMDREDIKLLVKKWWDIYEDESLDDKNNNLITTAAIDEPEKLGSLVSTTLSEDDDGVVNPQWTAPSAA, from the exons ATGTCCCCAAATGTTGTTGTCTCTGGTAATAATCCCAACAGGGCTTATGTGACTTTCTTGGCCGGCAATGGTGATTATGTCAAAGGTGTTGTTGGTTTAGCCAAGGGTTTAAGGAAGGCTAAATCGTTGTACCCTTTGGTGGTGGCTGTTCTCCCTGATGTGCCATGCGACCACCGCGAGATCCTTCGGTCCCAAGGATGTATTGTTCGAGAGATTGAATCGGTTTATCCGCCGGAGAATCAGACCCAGTTCGCCATGGCTTATTATGTCATCAATTATTCCAAACTTCGTATTTGGGag TTTGTGGAATATGAGAAAATGATATACTTAGATGGTGACATTCAAGTTATGGACAATATTGATCACCTTTTCGAGTTAGAGGATGGGTATTTTTATGCTGTTATGGACTGTTTCTGTGAGAAAACATGGTCCAATTCTCCTCAATACAAGATCGGATATTGTCAGCAATGCCCGGAAAAGACGAAGTGGCCAGTTGGAATGGGGTCGGCGCCACCGCGCTACTTCAATGCTGGCATGTTCGTTTATCAACCTTGCCTTTTCACTTATTGTCGCCTCTTAGAGACCCTCAAAGTCACCCCTCCTACTTCTTTTGCTGAGCAG GACTTTCTGAATATGTTCTTTAGGGATATTTACAAACCAATCCCTCCTACTTACAACCTTGTCTTGGCTCTACTATGGCGTCACCCTGAAAATATAGACCTTGACCAAGTCAAAGTCGTTCACTACTGTGCTGCG GGATCAAAGCCATGGAGGTACACCGGTAAAGAAGAGAACATGGATAGGGAAGACATAAAGTTATTGGTGAAGAAATGGTGGGATATTTATGAAGATGAATCTTTGGATGACAagaataataatcttattacgACAGCCGCCATTGATGAACCGGAAAAGCTTGGTTCCTTGGTCTCTACTACCTTGTCTGAAGATGATGATGGTGTTGTTAACCCCCAATGGACTGCTCCCTCAGCTGCTTAA